The genomic region ATACAGAAATATCACCAAGGGCCCTGTATTTTAAACCTATAGGTTTTATCTGATAAAAAACACCAAGGAAAAATCCTATTATTCCTATTATTAAAACCCAAATTCCCTTTAAGAAAGTTAAAAATATTCCTATAAGAGAGCCAATTATTAATAGAGAAATAACAAGAATTGTTTGTTCCTTAACAGTTAGTAACTTATCCTGGAGCATTCTTGAAGCACCAAGAACAAGCCAGTCATCAACACCGTATTTATAGTCCATAAGGTCATTCAAGGCATTTACTCCAGCGTGAATGAAAAGGACACCGAAAAATGTGAGCAAAAGGAGGGGTATATTAACTTTTGGGGCAATAAATGCTCCTACAAGAACCGATATAAGTGTTGCTGTAAAAGCAAAAGGTCTTGTTGCCCTGAAGAATCTTTCAATTTTTGGCATTCCCTTATCCAGTTCAAGGGCTTTCTTAAAATCTTCTTCCTGAGGGATAATTTCCTCTCTTGGTTTGAATACTGTTCTAAAATCAGATAGATAGATTTTTGTTGGCTTAATTTTGATGATAACAAGATCTTTGATCATTTTAACAAAAGGGATAAGTTCAATATTTTTCTGGAAAAGTAAAGCTCTTTCCTCTTCTCTTTCTTTAGGATTTCCAAGAATTTCTACTTCTCCTTCACCCTGAATAAAAAAGTCCGGTATTCCTTTTTCAATAACGAAAAAAACTTTGTTGTTTTTGATTAAATTTTTATAGTTGTTGGATTTTTCTATAATTGCATAAATATAAAGCCCTTTACTCGCAAAATAAACTCTGCTTGACCAAAGATTTTCTCCAAAGGTTGAAATGGTCATGCTTTTATTTTTTTTGAATACTTCAAAAATTATTTTAATAGTTTTTTCTTCCATCCTTTGAGTTAGATAATTTAAGGATTTGAACCTTAATTAAAAATTATAAAAAAAGAAAAATTTTTTTTCAATTGTCACAAAATTTAAATATAAAAAACAAGAGCGAAATTCTCTGTTAGCTTTATATTGAATATGTTTTTAAAACTTGTTAATAAGTTTTTAAAACTTTTTTTTATGTTAGGTTATCCTTGTAAAGATGTATAAATTCTTTATTCAGGAAGAGAATTTTTGGAAAAGGTTGCATTGATTTAGGTTATACCATACCTTTTCACATACTTTTTGCCATTTCATAAAGCTTTTTTATTCTTTTTTCAACAGGGGGATGGGTTGAGAAAAGCTCAAAGAGGGTTTCACCTTTTAAAGGGTTTTCAATAAATAAGTGGTGAGTTCCCTCATAAATCTCAGCTGGAGCTATTTTTATTCCCTTTGATATTTTTTCAAGTGCTTTTGCAAGATAAAGAGGATTGAGAGATAGCTTTGCCCCATATTCGTCTGCCATATATTCCCTTGACCTTGATATTGCAAGCTGTATTAACATAGTAATTATTGGCGTAAATATTAAAAGTATTAAAGCTCCAATAAAAGATAAGGGATTATTCTCCTCCCTGTCCTTGCTATTAAACCCAAACATTAACCCCCATCTTATCCAGTGTATTATTATTGAAATTGCTCCTGCAATTGTTGCTGCTATTGAGGCTATAAGAACATCCCTGTTTTTTATATGGGCAATTTCATGAGCTAAAACCCCCTTTATTTCCTCTTTTGTTAGAATCTGCAATAGCCCCTGAGTAACTGCAACACAAGATTTTTCAGGACCCCTTCCTGTTGCAAAGGCATTGGGCTGAATCATCGGTATCAGGTAAATTTCAGGTTTTTTAATACCTGCTCTTGAGGCAAGCTCCTCTACAATTTCATGAAGAAAAGGTGCTTCTTCATATCTAATTTTCTTTGCACCATACATAGTAAGAACTATTTTGTCAGAGAAATAGTAGGATACAAAGTTCATTATTCCAGCAAGAATTAGAGCATAGATCATACCAGTATAACCACCTAAAAGATTACCAAGAAATATTAAAATTCCTGTCAAAAAACCTAAAAATAAAACCGTTTTTATTCTGTAATTCATAATTTATATATACCACGTAATGTTTTTGTTTTCAATCTTTATGTTTCACGTGAAACATTTAAAGGTAACTTAACCAGTATTCTCTGTCGAGTGTTCTATAGTTTATTGCCTCTGCTATATGTTCTTTTTTTATTTTTATGGAACTTTCTAAATCTGCTATTGTTCTTGAAAGTTTTAATATTCTTGAATAAGCCCTTGCGGAGAGGCTTAAATTTTCCATTGCCTTTAAAATAAGGTTTTCGCATTCTCCGTCAATTTTAATGTATTTTTTTATAAGTTTTGAATTTAAATGGGAATTTGAATATATCCCATTTTCACTTTTATATCTTTCAAGTTGTATTTCTCTTGCCTTAATAACCCTTTCCCTTATTTTTTCTGAACATTCCCCCTCCTCTTTATTTTTTAAATCATAAGGAGAAAGGGCTGGTACTTCAATATGTATATCAATTCTGTCAAGGAGTGGTCCAGAAATCTTTCTTGTATACTTTCTTATCTCCCTTGCAGTGCACCTGCATTCCCTTCTTCTATCTGTTAAATATCCACAGGGACAGGGATTCATTGCAGCAATAAGCATAAATCTTGCAGGATAAGTTAATGAAGTTTTTGCCCTTGAAATAGTTACAATTCCATCTTCAAGGGGTTGTCTTAATACTTCTAAAACATCTCTTTTAAATTCAGGGAGTTCATCAAGAAATAAAACTCCATTGTGAGCAAGTGAGACCTCGCCTGGTTTTGGAACCTGTCCTCCTCCAATCATTCCTGCTGTTGATATTGTATGATGTGGAGCTCTGAAAGGTCTTCTTGCAATGAGTGGTTCATCTTGTGAAAGTGTTCCTGCAACTGAATGAATTTTTGTTACCTCAAGGGCTTCTTCAAGAGATAAGGGAGGGAGTATTGAAGGGACTCTTCTTGAAAGCATTGTTTTACCTGCTCCAGGCGGACCTATCATTAAAACATTGTGTCCTCCAGCAGCTGCTATTTCAAGTGCTCTTTTAACATGGTATTGTCCCTTTACCTCTGAAAAATCTTCCTTATAACCTGATAGTTCTTTGAATACCTTAATTTTATCAATATTAACAGGTTTTAAATTTTCTTCCCCCCTTAATACCCTTATCGTATGATTTAAACTTTTTACTGGATAAATAAGAACATCCTGGACCAAACCCCCTTCTTTAGCATTTTCCTCAGGAAGATAAATTTCCCTTATCCCTTTTTCTTTTAATAGAAGGACAATTGGGAGAACACCTTTAATTTTTCTTAATTTTCCATCAAGGGAAAGTTCGCCTAAGAAAGCTTTATTTTTTAAAACATATGGTTCTATTAAATTACAAGATGCTAAAATTCCAAGAGCAATTGGTAAATCAAAGCCTGCACCTTCTTTTTTAATATCAGCAGGTGCTAAATTTATAACAATCTTTTTTACAGGAAGACTGAATCCTGAATTTTTTATTGCTGAAAGAACCCTTTCTTTTGATTCCTTTACTGCAGTTTCAGGTAAACCAACAAGGGTATAGGAAGGGAGTCCTGGTGATAAATCAACTTCAACTTCTACTAAAAAACCATTTATTCCATAATAGGAGGCTGATAAGACCTTTTCAACCATAAAACTTATTATAAATTAAATCCCTCATAAAAAGCATTTTCTAAAATATTTAAATTTTCTCCCTCAATTATTGCAACATCAAATCTTACATCAACTTTTTCATACAAATTTTTTCTTTCAAGATAAATTTTTGAAAATTTAATAATTCTATCAATTTTCTTTTTATTTATTGATTGGATTCCTAATAGAAAATCGCCTTTCTTTCTCTTTTTAACCTCAACAAATACAATTAGATTATCCTTTTTTAAAATTAAATCAATTTCTCCTCCTCTGAAATATACATTTCTATCTAAAAGTTTATAACCTTTTTTAAAATATTCCTTTAAGACTAAATCCTCACCCTTATGTCCTTCCTTTAATTTATTCTTCAATATTAACTATTTCCACTTCTTTTGTTTTTAAATCAATTATTGCAAAAGTTTTTTTATCATAAAGGTATCCGCAGGCTTCACCAGGATTTAAAAAAATTGTATTTTCTTTTCTAACATGGATAACCTTGTGCCAGTGCCCAAAAAGTAAAAAATCTATTCCCTTTGTTTCTGCAAAATAATCTTCTGGATAAATATGGAAAAGCATAAATTTTATTTTTTTTAATTCGTATAAAAGGGGTGGCTCATAAATTTCAAAATTCAGTGATTTTGCCCTTTCATAAAGACCCTGTTTTTCTCCATCATTGTTTCCAAAAATAGCCACAAGTTTTCCGGAATATATTTCCCTTATTTTATTTAAAGTGAAAGGTGATATTATGTCACCAAGATGAAATACAAAATCAATTTTTCTCTGATTTATCTTTTTGAAAGCCTTAACTACGGCTTCTAAGTTATCGTGGGTATCACTTATACAGGCAATTTTCATTTTATTAAATATTTTTCAAAAATTTTTTTTATTTCTTCAGGGATTCTTATTGGTTTAAAATTTCTGTCAGTGAATACATGTCTTGTATAGCCTGTAGCAAGTAAAGCACCATCTCTTAATACATCATAGTGAATTTTAAAGGAAGAATTTTTTATTTCCTTTATTCCAAGTTTGATTACAAGTTCTTCATCATAATGAGCAGGTGATTTGTAGTTACAGTAGGCCTCAATGACAGGTAAAAATAACCCTCTTTTTTCAAGTTCACTGTATGGATAACCGTTTTCCCTCATAAAACTTGACCTTGCTGCTTCAAAATATATAAAAAAATTTGCGTAATAAACAACTCCCATCTGGTCAGTTTCAGCATATCTAACAAATAATTTGTATTCAAACATAATTTTATAATAAAATAAAAAACTATGATTTTTCTAAAAATTCTTATAATAATTAATTTTTTTGAATTTAGGCCCCATTTTAATAAGGGGTTTATATTTATTCCCTATGAAATTAACTATTTGCACTATGGCTCCTACGGTGTAGCTACTGATAATGTTTTTAGTGTAATTTATGATAATCCATTTTATGATATAGGTTTATCATTTTTTTTACTTTTTGATGAGGGAATTGATTCAAGGATATTTTATGCAGAAAAAATTGTTATGGGAGGTTATGGAGTTGATTTATTTTTGCAGAAAAAATTTATAGGAGGTAATAAAAATTTATTTTTACCCTTTGATATAAAACTTAGTTTTGAAGATTTTTATTCACAGTTAAGAACTATAAATTCTTTTAAGCCATCCTTCAAATTTTCTCCATCATATTATCAAAATTTTTCAAAAAATCTAAAACCAGGAATAAAGTTAGAGGGAATTTATAATATTCAGGGGGAAAGGGATATTCTGGTTTTAAACCCCTTAATTGATCTTATTCTTTTCCCTCAAAAAATTCTCTCTTTATCAATTTCTTTAAATTATAAAAATTTATTTTCTTCTGGTTTAAATTACTCATATCCCGAGGTAAGGCTAACACTTTTTTCAAATCCTCTTTTGAATATTTTTCTTCTTTTACAGGGTTTTCTTTCTTTAAAATCAGGTGAAAATCCTTTCAGTGGTGGTTTAAAAGGTGATTATTTATATGGGGAGCCTGTTTTAAAGGAAGGAGCTGGATTTAAATTTCTTCTTGGTTTTGTTATTTATCCTGAAAAGAAGAGGAAAATTCAGATTTTTGTAAAAGATGAAGAAGGTAAATACTTATCACCGAATGTAGAGGAAAATCCTGCAATTGGTTTTGAAAGAAGAAAGGAAGGTTTTTATGAAAAAATTAATTTAAAGCCTGATACTTATTTAGTAAGATTTAGTTTAGAAGGATATAGGGATACATCAATTTATTTATATCCAGAGGAAATTGAAAAGGATCTGGCAAAGTATTTTATAACAATGAAAAAGATTGAATTAAGGGAAGAAATTGAAAAGCCTTTAACTATTGAAAGAACTGATTTTTATTTTTATTTTGATTCTGCAAAGGCTGAAATTAAGGAAATTTACGGGGATACCTTTGATTTAATTTTAAAAATAATTAAAGAAAGTAAAAAGGATACAGTAAATTTACTTGTAAGGGGTAATGCATCCCCTGAGGGTGATACTTTATTTAACAGGAGATTATCCTTTGAAAGGGCAAATAGGGTTTTCAATTTTTTGAATCTATTACTTTATAGAGATGTTTTTATTTTAGGCAAAGTTGAGTCTGAGTATGATTCAAAAACAAAAGTTTCGGATTTGCCAAAATCAGAGTGGAAGTATAAAAGAAGAGTTCATTTAAAGATATTGAAATAATTTCTTTAAAAATTTTAAAGAGATATTAGATAATGGGAAAAGGTAAAAATTCGCAGGCTAAAGCCTGCGCCTACCATTTTTTTGAAAATCTTCTGCTGGGGAGTCACACCTTTTAAGGTATAAAGTAAAAGCATTTTTAGAATATTGTTTCTATTATCCTTCCTATTATCTTCACCCTTAATTTTCCAAAAAAACAAAGGTTCTATAATTTTATGGTAGCCGCACCCTTTAGGGTGCGTAAAAATTCGCTTTAAGATTAAAATATGAAAAATAAAAAAAGTTTAAAAAATAATGATAGATAGGAAAATTGAGGTGAAAATGCAAAGGATTTTATAAAAAAATGCCTATGTTGAAAGATTTAAAGAGGAGTATACAGGAACATTTTGTAGAGGCACTTCTTGTAATCTTATTGAGCCAGAAAAATTCAATATTAACTTAATCAATTACCTGCTCTTTTATAACACTAAAAAACCCCATAAATCTTTAAATAATTTTTCTCCCCTTGATTATTTTTTAAAAACATATATTAATAATCCTTATCAGTCTAAAATGTTATGGTATTCTACAATAACTTGAAAAAAACTTAAAAAGAAATTAGAATTCAATATATAGGGAGGTAAAATTATGGAGAAAAAATGGATGGAATATTTATCAAAAGCTGTTGATGCTTTTATTGATGATATGAAAACAATTGTTCCTGAAGAAACTAAAACTCACCTAAGAAACTCAGTTAAGGAGTTCATGCTCGCTATTAAAGTCCTTATAGAGAAAAAAATTGAAAAGATTGAAGGAGAAAAAAAGAAGGAGGGACATAAGGTAGAAATTAAGGAAGCTTAAAAAATTAATGAGAATAATACTTTTCACAGGAAAAGGAGGGGTAGGTAAAACTACAATTGCCGCTGCAACAGGTGCATACGCCTCTATCCTGAATAAAAAAGTTCTCATTATTTCTGTTGATCCTGCTCACTCTCTTTCGGATGTTCTTGAAGTAGAGCTTGAAGCAGAACCAAAGGAAGTAAATAAAAATTTTTTTGCTCAAGAAGTTGATGTATATTACTCAGTTGAAAAATTTTGGGGGGAACTAAAAGATTACATAAGAGCCCTATTTCAGTGGAAAGGGGTTGACGAAATTTTAGCAGAAGAACTATCTGTTTTACCAGGTATGGAAGAAGTTTCCTCTTTTTTATGGATCAATAAACATTTAAAAGACGGAATTTATGATGTTATAATTCTTGATGCTGCACCAACAGGAGAAACTCTCAGATTTCTTTCAATTCCCGATGTTGCTAAATGGTGGATTGATAAAATCTTACCTATACAGAAAAAGATAGTTAAAGTTGTAAGACCCGCAGTAAAAGCTATCACAGATTTTCCTCTGCCAGAGGATGAAACATACGATGCCGCAGAAAATCTTTTTAATGACTTATTTTTTTTATATAAAACACTTCAGAATCCTGAAATCTCTTCAATAAGGCTTGTAGCAAACCCTGAAAAAATGGTTATGAGAGAAACAGAAAGAGCTTTTACCTATCTTCATTTATATGGTTATCCTGTGGATGCGGTTATATTAAATAGGGTTGTTGATGAAAATAATTTTCTTTATGAAATTCAGAAAAACTATCTTGAAAGGATAAAAACAAGTTTTGAGCCCCTTCCTTTATTTAAGGTTCCATATTATAACAAAGAAATTTTAGGTTTTGATAATCTTGTAAAGCTGGGTGAAGAAATTTATGGTTCAGAGGACCCTTTAAAGGTATTTTACAGGGATAGTCCCTTTGAAATTTTGAGTATGGATGGAAAGTATATTTTAAAACTTTATTTCAAGAACTTAAAAAAGGATAAAGCGTCTGTTTTTCAAAGGGGAGAAGACCTTGTTATAAGAATAGGTAATCAAAAAAGGCACTTTTATCTGCCAAGAGTTTTAACTTCTAAGATTGCAAAAGAAGCTATTATAAGGGATAATTCTCTTGATGTAATTTTTGAATAAATTATTAAAATTTATTTTCAATAACAGTAGGTCCTTTTATTTCCTCCCCATCTTTTATTATTGAATTCTTTATTGTAACAAAAGGACCAATCTTTGCTCTTTTTCCTATTTTGGTTTTTCCCATTAAATAAACCATCGGATAAATTACTGTGTCTTTACCAATTTCCACCTCAACTTCTATATAAGTTGTATCCATATCCATTATTGTAACGCCCTTTTCCATCCATTCTTTAATTATCCTATTTTTAAAAACTTTAAATACTCTTTCGTAATCTTCCCTTGTATTTATTCCCAAAATTTCTTCATGATCCTTCAAAGTATAGGTATCCACTTTTTCCTTCTTAGATACAAGTATTTCAATGCAATCAGTTATATAATATTCGCCTTTTAAATTATCAGGTTTAATTTCAACTATGGCTTCCTTTAATGCATTTACTTTAAAAATATAAACTCCTGCATTAACTTCCTTTATCTCTCTTTCTTTTTCTGTAGCATCTATTTCCTCAACAATTTTAAAAGGCTTTCCATTTTTTCTCAAAATTCTCCCATATCCAGTTGGGTCAGGTAGGAAAGCAGTTAAAAAGGTGCATGTATTTTTTTCTTTATTGTGTTTTTCTATTAAATTTTTAAGAGTTTCTGCTTTTAAAAGAGGTGTATCACCTGATAAAACGAGTATATCACTTTCTTCATCTATGTAATCAAGAGCAACTCTTACAGCATCACCTGTTCCCATGGGGACTTTCTGTTCTATAACTTTAACCTCTTGTGGTAAATTTTTTTTAAGTTCATCATAATTTTTTCCTGATACCACATATATTGGATTTAAGTTAATTTCTTTTAATTTATCAATAATATGAAATATAACAGGTTTTCCAAGAATTTCATGTAAGACCTTTGATTTTTCTGAATTAAATCTTTTACTTTTTCCACCTGCTAAAATAACAGGATAAATCATTTTACTTTTACAATCTCGTTTTTTTCATTAAAAAATAAAATTTTAGGTTTAAAATCTTTTATCTTTTCGGGCTCTAAATAAATAAAAGAAAAAACAAGAATTTTGTCACCTTTAATACCGAGCCTTGCAGTTCCGCCGTTTAAAATAACTTCTCCTTTCTTCCCTTTTATCACATAGGTTTCAAACCTCTTACCATTTGATAGGTTGACAACATAAACTGCCTCGTATTCTTTTATTCCTGCTTCCTTTATAACTTCCTCAGGTAAGGTTATTGACCCTTCATAGTTTAAATTTGTGTCTGTAACAATTAAGCCATGTAGTTTTGCTCTCAAAATCTTAATATACATATTACACTTCTCCCATATTCAGTTCTTCTTTAAGGCATTCTTTTAAATTGTCAAGCATTTCGCCAGGAATAATAAAATTAATGTAATTCATTGCCGTAGATGTAGCAAGTATTTTTATTTTGTTTGTTATAAATATATTCAACAAAGCTGCCATAACCCCTTTTTCTTCCATTAAATTTTTACCGTAAAAAGAAACAAGAGCAACATCCTCAAAACTTCTTAAAAATCCCCATTCGAGACTTTCAAGAATTTCATTAAAAGTCTCCTTTGCTTCATCTTTTAAATAAGGAGGAACTAAAACAGTTATCGTTGATTTTCCTCTTGAAGAAGGAGAGGTTAAAATATAGGGAAGTGATATCCCCTTATTACTTATTTTTTCAAAAACATCAAGAATTACACCTATTTTATCAGGAACATCAAGAAGTGTAAAGAGTGTAAGAGGGTGTTTTATAGTAAAAGAATCTATTTTCTTTTTCATAATATTAAAATAAAGATATACATTCGTTTATTTCACTTTCAATCATTTTTTCTGTTGCACCTATTAGAAGGTAATTTTCCTTGAAACCAAAAATTTTTAAAGGTATTCCAGGCATTATTCCCTTTTCTGAGATAGCTTTTTTCACAAATTCTTCGGCATCCTCTTTTAATTCAACTACAAATTCTCTGAAAATTTCCCCTTCAAAAACTGTCTTATAACCTTTGTTTAATAGAGCATTTCTTATTTTTATTGTATTCTGGTGAGTTTTAACTGCAACTTCCCTTAAGCCTTTCTGCCCCATATAGAGAATGTATACAAGAATAGCAAGGGCACATAACATCTGATTGGTGCATATATTACTTGTTGCTTTTTCCCTTCTTATATGTTGCTCTCTTGTTTGTAAAACCATCACATAACCTTCTTTTCCGTCAAGATCACAAGTTCTTCCAGCTATTCTTCCTGGCATCATTCTTATAAATTCTTTTTTAGTTGTAAATATTCCAGCATAGGGTCCTCCAAAAGAAAGGGGAAGACCAAGTGGTTGTCCCTCACACACAGCTATATCAGCATCATATTCACCAGGAGGCGAAATTATTGATATTGAAATAGGGTCAAATATAGAAATTAAAAGTATGTTTTTATTTTTTGTGATTCTTCTTATTTCAAAGGGATTTTCAAGAATACCAAAAAAATTTGGATGCTCAAAGGCAAAGCCTATTGTATCTTCATCTATTTTACTTTCTAAATCTTCAAAATCAACAGTTCCTTTTTGAGAAGAATATTTAACATATTCAATTTTTAGAGTAAAGGATGCATAGGTTTCTAAAACTTTCTTATAAAAAGGGTTGATGTTATCTGCTACAAGAATTTTATTTTTTTTGTTAATTCTTTTAGCCATAAGCACTGCTTCTGCAAAGGCTGAAGCACCATCATACATTGAAGAATTTGCTACATCCATTTGAGTTAATTCACAAATTGCAGTTTGAAATTCATACATTGCTTCAAGCGTTCCCTGAGATACTTCTGCCTGATAAGGGGTATAAGCTGTAAAAAAGGAAGGGTTTTTAATTATAAATCTTACAACAGGTGGTACGTAATGATCGTATGCTCCAGCTCCCCCAAAGATTTTCAATACTTTATTTTTAAGAGCAAGATCTTTTACATATTTTTCAATTTCAGATTCTGATAAAGCATAAGGTAAAGGTATTTCTTCTTTTAGTTTTATTTCATCTGGAATAACCCAGAGAAGCTCTTCAAAACTTTTTATATTTAAAAAATTTAAAATTTTTTTATAAGCTTCTTCCTGATTGGGTATAAATGGCATTTTTAGCTTTCTCCTATATGCTTTTTGTATTCCTCAGCAGAAAGAAGATTTTTAATTTCTTCTGTATCCTTTATTCTAATTTTAAAAATCCATCCATGTCCATAAGGGTCAGAATTTATTATACCAGGTTCACTTTCAAGTTCTTCATTTACTTCAATCACCTCTCCTGAAAGGGGAGAAAAAATATCTGCAACTGTTTTCACAGCTTCAATAGTTCCACAGGGCTCAAATTGCGTTACTTCTTGCCCAACAGAGGGAGGCTCTACATAAACTATATCAGAAAGTTCACTCTGAGCAAAATCAGTGATTCCAACTGTTGCAGTTTCACCTTCTATTTTAACCCATTCGTGCTCCTTTGTATATTTTAAATCTTCTGGTATATGCATTTTTCCCTCCTTCAATTTTGATTTAAATTTAAGGGATTTAAACCCAATTTTAAATTTTATAATATAGGATTATAATTGAAAAAATCAAAAAAATTTGGCATAATAGAAAATTAAAAAATGAAAGTTATACTTGCCATCTCAGGTGGAATAGATTCAAGTACTGCTTTATTTTTGCTTAAAAATATGGGAGCAGAAATTGAAGCAATAACTTTATTTCTATGGGATAAAAATTCCCATAAAAGATCATGTTGTTCTATTGAAGCTGTTCAGAGAGCAAGGAGAATATGTTATAGGTTAAAAGTTAAGCATACTGTAATTGATTCAAGAAGGGATTTTGAAGAAATTATAGTAAATAAAAGTTTTGTTGAAGAATATAAAAAAGGACTTACACCTAACCCCTGTGTTTTCTGTAATAGATTTTTTAAATTTGGGGCTTTATTAGAAGAAATGAAAAAAAGAAATTTTGATTACCTTGCTACAGGTCATTATGCAAGAATATATAAGGAAAATGGAAAATATTTCATAAGAAAAGCAAAAGATAAGGAGAAAGATCAGAGTTATTTTCTTTCAATGATTTTGCCTTTAGTTGTAAAACACCTAATTTTTCCTCTTGGTGATTTAACAAAAAAAGAAGTTTTAAATATTGCTGAAAGAGAAAATTTGCTTTTACCTTCCTATGAGGAATCCCAGGATTTATGTTTCATAGAAAAAAGCATTCAGGATTTTTTAAAGGAAAGACTGGGGGAAAAAAAAGGTTTTATTTTTTTTAAAGATAATGCAATAAAAGAGCACAGTGGTTTTTATAACTTTACAATAGGTCAAAGAAAAGGTTTAAATTTAAGTCTTGGTGAGAGAGTTTATGTTAAAAGTATTGATCCTGAAAAAAATGTTGTTGAAGTTGATGTTAAGAAAAATGTTATGAAAAAAGAAATATTAGTTGTTAAATTGAACCTGTTTGATAAAATAAAAGGAGAAAAAAAATTGAAGGTTAAAATAAGAAATTTACACAGGGAAAGTGATGCAAGAGTAAAATTTTATGATGATTATGCAGAGGTTAATTTTGAAGAGGAACAATTTGCACCTACTCCAGGACAGATAGCAGCATTTTATGATGATGATATACTTCTCGGGGGTGGGGTAATTTATGAAAAGAGATAAGATTCTTATTATTGATTTTGGCTCACAATATACAATGTTAATTGCAAGAAGAATAAGAGAGCTTAATGTTTATTCAGTTATTCTTTCACCTTTTGAAGAAAATTTAATAGAAAAAGTAAATGCTGATGATGTAAAGGGAATAATTCTATCAGGTGGTCCAAGTAGTGTTTATGATGAGTCTGCTCCTAAAATTCCTATTGAGATTTTTAATTCAGAAAAACCTATACTTGGAATCTGTTATGGTTTACAGCTTATTGCCCATTTACTCGGTGGAAAGGTTTCAAAATCAAAAAAGAGAGAATATGGTTATGCTCTCTTTAAAGTTATAAGAAATTCAATACTTTTTGATGGGGTAGAAAGAAAATTTCAAGTGTGGATGAGTCACGGAGATTATGTGGAAAAGCTTCCAGAAGGTTTTGTATGTACAGGAAAAACAGAAGATTCGCCTTATGCATCCATA from candidate division WOR-3 bacterium harbors:
- a CDS encoding NTP transferase domain-containing protein, which codes for MIYPVILAGGKSKRFNSEKSKVLHEILGKPVIFHIIDKLKEINLNPIYVVSGKNYDELKKNLPQEVKVIEQKVPMGTGDAVRVALDYIDEESDILVLSGDTPLLKAETLKNLIEKHNKEKNTCTFLTAFLPDPTGYGRILRKNGKPFKIVEEIDATEKEREIKEVNAGVYIFKVNALKEAIVEIKPDNLKGEYYITDCIEILVSKKEKVDTYTLKDHEEILGINTREDYERVFKVFKNRIIKEWMEKGVTIMDMDTTYIEVEVEIGKDTVIYPMVYLMGKTKIGKRAKIGPFVTIKNSIIKDGEEIKGPTVIENKF
- the panD gene encoding aspartate 1-decarboxylase; amino-acid sequence: MYIKILRAKLHGLIVTDTNLNYEGSITLPEEVIKEAGIKEYEAVYVVNLSNGKRFETYVIKGKKGEVILNGGTARLGIKGDKILVFSFIYLEPEKIKDFKPKILFFNEKNEIVKVK
- the gcvPA gene encoding aminomethyl-transferring glycine dehydrogenase subunit GcvPA, which produces MPFIPNQEEAYKKILNFLNIKSFEELLWVIPDEIKLKEEIPLPYALSESEIEKYVKDLALKNKVLKIFGGAGAYDHYVPPVVRFIIKNPSFFTAYTPYQAEVSQGTLEAMYEFQTAICELTQMDVANSSMYDGASAFAEAVLMAKRINKKNKILVADNINPFYKKVLETYASFTLKIEYVKYSSQKGTVDFEDLESKIDEDTIGFAFEHPNFFGILENPFEIRRITKNKNILLISIFDPISISIISPPGEYDADIAVCEGQPLGLPLSFGGPYAGIFTTKKEFIRMMPGRIAGRTCDLDGKEGYVMVLQTREQHIRREKATSNICTNQMLCALAILVYILYMGQKGLREVAVKTHQNTIKIRNALLNKGYKTVFEGEIFREFVVELKEDAEEFVKKAISEKGIMPGIPLKIFGFKENYLLIGATEKMIESEINECISLF
- the gcvH gene encoding glycine cleavage system protein GcvH — translated: MHIPEDLKYTKEHEWVKIEGETATVGITDFAQSELSDIVYVEPPSVGQEVTQFEPCGTIEAVKTVADIFSPLSGEVIEVNEELESEPGIINSDPYGHGWIFKIRIKDTEEIKNLLSAEEYKKHIGES
- the mnmA gene encoding tRNA 2-thiouridine(34) synthase MnmA yields the protein MKVILAISGGIDSSTALFLLKNMGAEIEAITLFLWDKNSHKRSCCSIEAVQRARRICYRLKVKHTVIDSRRDFEEIIVNKSFVEEYKKGLTPNPCVFCNRFFKFGALLEEMKKRNFDYLATGHYARIYKENGKYFIRKAKDKEKDQSYFLSMILPLVVKHLIFPLGDLTKKEVLNIAERENLLLPSYEESQDLCFIEKSIQDFLKERLGEKKGFIFFKDNAIKEHSGFYNFTIGQRKGLNLSLGERVYVKSIDPEKNVVEVDVKKNVMKKEILVVKLNLFDKIKGEKKLKVKIRNLHRESDARVKFYDDYAEVNFEEEQFAPTPGQIAAFYDDDILLGGGVIYEKR